The Chiloscyllium plagiosum isolate BGI_BamShark_2017 chromosome 3, ASM401019v2, whole genome shotgun sequence genomic interval ctggcgctgtgaggcagcagtgctaaccactgtgccaccgtgccgcccacagcacCGTGCCCTTCACAGTTCTGACTGAGATTGAAAGGATGcactgtttcattttctagtACAACTCATCTATTTGCCATAGCAAATGTTATAAAAGTTGATGATCTGGCCAAATATGTAGAACGTGTTAAAAACATATCAATTAGCTTTTAGTCAAGAACAAATAATTGGTTTATTATCTTAATTTAACCTATTTAAACAGAAAGATTATTAACAGTTTAGATTCTGTAATATTTtttgttagattacttacagtgtggaaacaggcccttcagcccaacaagtccacaccgacccgccgaagcacaatccacccagacccattccacccattcccctacatgtacccctgcacctaacactacgggcaatttagcatggccaattcacctgacctgcacatttttggactgtgggaggaaaccggagcacccggaggaaacccacgcagacacggggagaaagtgcaaactccacacagtcaatcacctgaggtgggaattgaacccgggtctctggcgctgtgaggcagcagtgctaaccactgttccaccgtgccgcccacaaatatgtCCTTATATATGTGCCCTTTCGAAATAAACCACCATATATACACAAGTCTGAGGATAAACAGAAAAGTGAAAACTCTGCAGAgcattacttttaaaatatgttctgCAAATAATAGTTCAACTCGTGAAAAATTATAAATAACAGATTGTTCTgattctgaagttattctgcaCACACAAACTGATGACAGCAGCACAGTTGTAGTTGACTAAAATACCTACACTTCAGACATCGGTGGTAGACTCCAAAGAATCCTCTCAGAGACCCTCCATGAGTGGTAAAGATGATCTTTAATGGGTTTTCAGTTCACACAATTTGCTAAGAGGAAttgcaaagaaagaaagagagagacagagagagatcaatGTGCGGGTGATCTTCAGGTAGGTCAAATTCTATCTCACTGAATTCAAAACTATAACATTTCTATCTCACACAAAAACTGCACCTCTCCATGAAAGTTCTCGAGTCTATATGACTTCATATGAATTCCCTGCTCCTTGTTGTAGGTGTGCAACATTATTGTTGTTGTATCCATTGCCTTTTTCTTAGCAAACAGCCcccagttaaaaacaaaattggggAAACATCTATTCACCAAGAACTGAAAGACTCCCACAATTTTCACTGCTGCTAAATATAGCAGTCAGCAATGAAAGAACTGTGGTCTGAGGTTCAAAATCTGATATCTTAATGTGTCTAATAACTTTTAAACCATGTCTCCATTATTATCTTCAGCTCTACCAgacattttaactttaaaaaacttattacctgtgtttgtgtgtgcaatcGATGTCATTTTCTTTGGAGGGCGAGGTGGaattagtaaaaaaaaacttcctttttcactcaaggaaacctaaCAAATAGATCCTTTATTTTGAATTTgaaaatacatcttaaattaatATATCAGATAGCTGCCTCATCAAAGGAATAAAAATAAGTGATGCAATCGATCAAGAGGGGGTTAAAAAGGAAGGAGCTGAGTTAGCCTTCCTCACCTGGCCATAATAGGCTTGTATAACAAATTTGAGAAAGTAGTCTCAAACACTTTTGCTTCACATGAGCTATAATATACAATGCCACAAAGGGAAATTTAATACTGTAGTAAGTTTCGGGACAGCAAACATATGTCAGTGTATCAAGTAACTCTAACATATGTTACAATAATTGCCATGCTATGTAATCATGCAGTTGACATTGCAGAGACTGTGCTTTGTCTTTGCACAATGTTATATACAAGTAGCACACACATTTTGTGCTTCCTTACTGTAAAACtttgctgctttttgtcatttttgcaTGTTCTTTGCCACCTTGTTTCCATTATGAATCCTTCTTCTTCAGTTCTCTGTTCAAAAGTAGATCTGACCCACAGCGCTATGATCATGGGTGGAACAACAAAGCAGATCTCATTTTCACCCCAGCCAGAACAAAGATCAAACCTAATGCCAGCAATATCAATCTGATTTGGACCTACTGTCCAGCCAATTGAACCAACCGATTCCATGAGGGCTCTGAATTGCCATGGCAATATGAATTGTGACATACTGTGGTTGAGGTTCCAAATCTCTTCCCAGTACATGACTGATCATGATTCTGTCCTACTCTTAACACTTGCCATTTGTGTATGTTGCAAGGGTTTACCATGTTATGCATacaccttccttggccatcaagtccCAGAATTGGACTTGAACAAGGAGATTCTGGCGCAGGGGCAGGAGtgctaccactgcactacaaagCCCATTATGAATTCATGGATCGATATTTACAATCTCAAAGCCTttgcctaatcaatgttctgattaaatattttctgaagattTTCTTAAATTGCCAGCCTTTTCTAGGCGGCAAAATTAATATtccaaaatattcaaaattagaacaaattgacattttcttccggttctgtatctgagtgggtTGTATACGGGGTCTAGTTCAACGTGTCTATTGATTGAGCTCCGGTTGAAGTGCCAGGActcaaggaattctctggcgtGTCTCAGTTTGGCCTGTGTTATGATGGTTACAATGTCCCAGTTAAAtttgtgtctttcattgtctgtgtggttggaaatgagagagtgCTGGTCATGTCTGGCAGTGGCGAGCTGATGATGGTGCTCTCgtatggtcagttttcttcctgtttgccctaaGTAGTGTTTTTCACAGTCTTTGCAGAGTATCTTGTAGATAATGTTCATCCTGTTGGATGTTAGGTCTTTAACCTTTGTGAGGAGCTGGCAGAAGGTATTTACTGGTTTATGCCCCACTAAGATTCCCAGGGGTCTGAGTAGTTGGGTAGTTATCTCTGATATGTCCTTGATGTATGATATAGTCGCTATTCCCGTGGGTCTGAGTAGTCGGGTAATTATCTCTGATAACAGAGACATAAAATACCAGGCCGGACAGATCACCAACACCTGCACTGATGATGTCAACCTAGCGAGGTGATGAAATGTTTGCAGAAAAACATACTGGCTCAGTGAACGAATCCACAACATCATtcacaacccgagctacaaatcttctcaagaactcTAAAAATGCTCTCTATTGCTATTTTAAACTCTGTTTAGTACCCAGAAGTACCAATAAACAGATACACAGAAATACTAGGCAGGACAGAGCATCAACACCTTATCAAAGAAGCACTAATGATGTCACTTAGCGAGGCAACAAAACGTTTGTAGAAAAGCACACCAGCTCAGCGAATGAATCCAGAGAGCATTTATTATCAACTGCCCTTAAATTGACAGGTTAGAAATGTGGACTCGatttcccaacttatttcagcTCTGTGTCTCGCACGGCAATTATTTATGCTGAATGAAACATTCTCAATTAAGCAATGTGTGTTAACATTTCAGTCAGAGAATTTAACTCCATCATTGCATACCTAATTAGTCTGGGATtcaattaaatatatttatttgtttgtATTCACAATAAAAGTATTCACTGTAGATTATGATTCCCATCCTCAGTTTGGGATTTCCATAGATCTCATCTGTCAAGGACTAATCATGAATAGTGAAAATTATTAACTGCAAACTGTATAACAACATTTAACCAATATATCAGCAGCCTGAAATCATTTCAGTTTAGAATCACTGTTATAGCAGTTTTTGAAAAGAATGTAACTGGTGGTATCTATTGTAAAGTGATGATaactcagtccaactcatccataacAAAAACATGGATCCCATAACATTGGCATCTCTGAGCATGCTTTACAGCGGGGTGACTTAGCACCGTTTACACAATGCAGGGATGAAGCAAGAAAGAAAACAGGTTGGCATTGCAGGAAATAACTTTTTCtcaataaaataaacaaagaatgATCGTCTGAAGGTCTcaaacagaaacaggaattgctggagaaactcagcaggtctagcagcatctgtgggtagaaagcagagtttacatttcgAGCCCAGTGACTCATCATCAAAACTGTTAGCAGGCCAGGAAAAAAAGTGGCGCTTATGCTAAAACTGAAATTGGGGTGGGGTGTAGGGGAGAGCTAAGCGGCTAGGTGGAGGTGGAGCccagagacagaaagagatatATGAAAGGGGTGGATAAACAAGGAGATTATGAAAACCAGGCCAGGGCAGAGGAAacgctgaataagtgataataagaGGTAAAGAGTAGGAGAGAATGGGTGGGCTGTACTGAATGCAACTGTGTAATGTGATATTGAGCCCAGAAATACACGAGAATGGGtaactgtgctaaaagcaacctaTGTCATAACAGCATGGGCTGGGTTAAAAAAAGAAGGATGGAATCAGGTTCTAAAgttattgaaataaaatattgagTCCTAGAGACTGCACAGTCTGGCATCATGTGaaagagaagtcaaagttaacgtttcagatccggtgacacttcctcagaactgatggaaaaTGTTGGTTCATATACAGAAGATAGGGTCGGGGGAGGagataaggagtaaacgatagacAGGGGTAAAGTCCAAATAGAGAGAACAATTAGACAGGCAGAGGAGTTggtaacaatctggctgggagggtgaatagctgttaatggataATGTTAGTAGCCAGCGTTGGGTAGTCTGTAATGGCAgtctatgtgataacaaggcctggtgtgtggggaagggggctgggacatgggggagttcagttctttgagcttcgctggagcgctgcagcaagcctgagacagagatgtgggccagggaacacagtggtgtgcttgaagtgacaggcaactggaagatcAGTCATTTTTTGAGGTCAGAACATAGGTATCCCGCAAAGAGGTCACCCAGTCGGCGGTTACTCTGCCCGATGTTGAGGATGTAgatacctgacgaaggagctgcgctccgaaagttagtactcccaaagaaacctgttggactatgacctggtgttgtttgatttctcacaatgtaaaggagactacaaatgtgagcagcgaatacagtagactagattgagtgggGTGCAGATAAATTGCTGCTTCTGAAAACACATCAGCTGTGACCAAGAGTTATCTCAACTCAaaacgttagtttgctctctTTCCACGGACAGTGTGACTTCCAGcatatttcttttctgttttcagtatagattccagcatggGGAGTAATTTGCGTTTAAATCGCCTGGAGGGTGTGTTTGGGTCcttggatttttaaaacaaaaaaactggtTTGATATAAAATGATTTCAAAACAATACACAATATTGTTGTAAACGGGTTTCCTTGCTGCGAGGGAATTGGGTGGGCGTTTATTCCCCCTTCCCAATGTAACTGAACTCTGCTGCTGTCTGGGAGCTGACTAATCGATTGCTCTTTCCCAAACAGCCCGGGCTCCAATCAGTGAGCTCCTGCAGTCTATGATCTCAGACTGGAACCTTCCATTGGGTTGCTATATTTAGGAGAGCGCACTGCCCCTTTATAAAGGCGGCGGAGGCGCTGCAGCCTGGATATTGTGTGAGCCTCTGAGGAAGGGTGCGGCGTAAGTTTAACGCGGATTGAGTGGTGCCGGCCGGCTCCTTTCGCCAGTAAAGCCCCAGTGTTGCACCGAGAGCTGCTGTTtgtagagagagaggaggaggatggcTGCTATCCGCAAGAAGTTGGTGGTTGTCGGGGACGGAGCTTGTGGGAAAACCTGTCTCCTGATCGTCTTCAGCAAGGACGAGTTCCCGGAGGTCTATGTGCCCACCGTGTTCGAGAACTACGTGGCGGACATCGAGGTGGATGGCAAGCAGGTGGAGCTGGCTCTGTGGGACACGGCCGGCCAGGAGGACTATGACCGCCTGAGACCCCTGTCTTACCCGGACACCGATGTCATCCTGATGTGCTTCTCGGTGGACAGCCCGGACTCGCTGGAGAACATCCCCGAGAAGTGGGTGCCCGAGGTCAAGCACTTCTGCCCGAACGTGCCCATCATCCTGGTGGCCAACAAGAAGGACCTGCGGAACGACGAGAACGTCCGCAACGAGCTGGCCCGCATGAAGCAGGAGCCGGTGAGGACCGAGGACGGCCGCGCCATGGCCGTGCGCATCGGAGCCTACGATTACCTGGAGTGCTCGGCCAAGACCAAGGAGGGGGTCCGGGAGGTGTTCGAGACCGCCACCAGAGCAGCCCTGCAGAAGAGAGCCCGGCCCAGCAGCGGCTGTGCGAACTGCTGCTCAGTCTTATGATGCTGCCTgttacactttctcacacacactcttcccccacccccaccgtctCTCTCTGGGGAAACTGAGCTCTCTGTCTCCGATATTTATCTCTCTCGCCTTGGACAGACCGCAGTCCAGCGGGGGATGGAGCAACTGGGGATTGACTGACTGAGGAGGgaggggtttttttttgttttggggaATAGGAGGGGGAAACGATCCTTCCTTTCTCCTGAAGGTTTAGTGGATCCACTGAGGGGATATTTTGATAAGCTTTCCACATCACTGGCTGCAGCAGGGACTGGACTGAACTGAACACTCTCCAGGGGAGGGAGGGGTAAGTGCGTGGTGTTGTGGTGGGGTGCAGCCTGGGACTAGACACATATTTcgatgtttttttctctttaaattaTCTAAGCATTATTTTCTCACCAGCGAGAAAAGATTAGGACCGTGTTTAATGCCCTCTCGTCTGCTTTTGGCTGTATGTGGTAGACG includes:
- the LOC122540718 gene encoding rho-related GTP-binding protein RhoB, yielding MAAIRKKLVVVGDGACGKTCLLIVFSKDEFPEVYVPTVFENYVADIEVDGKQVELALWDTAGQEDYDRLRPLSYPDTDVILMCFSVDSPDSLENIPEKWVPEVKHFCPNVPIILVANKKDLRNDENVRNELARMKQEPVRTEDGRAMAVRIGAYDYLECSAKTKEGVREVFETATRAALQKRARPSSGCANCCSVL